In the genome of Xyrauchen texanus isolate HMW12.3.18 chromosome 33, RBS_HiC_50CHRs, whole genome shotgun sequence, one region contains:
- the LOC127627223 gene encoding sushi, nidogen and EGF-like domain-containing protein 1, whose amino-acid sequence MPSVSQHLLVYTTSVLLLSMMTKAQTGTFYPFGSVAGDTDSFAIEDENSTRIDLWSPFAFFGRIYHTIYINNNGYLTFNQSSSEYIPKPFPANGSEDIIAPLWTDIDVSENGVIFYQQYSYGSVLTRASQDINQYFPDLSFHATWVFVATWDKVAYFYHSGTETSFQVVLISDGNLSFILMNYGDIAVTQNVVQAGYDTVNSTPYLVIPGSNSGSNIPNLKNSSNVNAPGCWAFRVDSEPEHQHTSNDYVIGLQMRLSTFLDLSEIGNIAIVLEKLKQQMIDRGLPNTLTLNLRSVQKQNP is encoded by the exons ATGCCTTCAGTTTCACAACATCTACTAGTGTACACAACATCAGTGCTGCTACTGA GCATGATGACAAAGGCACAAACAG GGACGTTCTATCCATTTGGCTCAGTGGCAGGTGACACAGACAGTTTTGCTATTGAGGATGAAAACTCCACTCGTATTGATCTTTGGAGTCCATTTGCTTTCTTTGGCCGCATATACCATACGATATAT ATTAATAATAATGGATACCTTACATTCAACCAGTCTTCATCAGAATATATCCCCAAGCCTTTTCCTGCCAATGGAAGTGAAGATATCATAGCTCCTTTGTGGACTGACATTGATGTCAGTGAGAATGGCGTGATCTTTTATCAACAATACTCATATGGAAGTGTGCTCACTCGTGCATCTCAGGACATAAACCAGTATTTCCCTGATCTGAGCTTCCATGCTACTTGGGTTTTTGTTGCAACTTGGGATAAAGTTGCATATTTTTATCACTCAGGCACG GAAACATCTTTTCAAGTCGTTTTAATATCAGATGGCAATTTGTCTTTTATTCTGATGAATTATGGTGACATTGCAGTGACACAAAATGTAGTGCAG GCTGGATATGACACCGTAAACTCCACACCTTATTTAGTAATTCCTGGGTCAAACAGCGGAAGCAACATTCCAAATCTCAAAAACTCTAGTAATGTAAATGCTCCAGGGTGTTGGGCCTTCAGAGTGGACAGTGAACCAGAGCATCAACACACCTCAAATG ATTATGTCATTGGACTTCAAATGAGACTTTCCACATTTTTAGACCTGTCAGAGATTGGAAATATTGCGATTGTTTTAGAGAAA CTAAAACAGCAGATGATCGATCGTGGTCTACCAAACACATTGACGCTGAACTTGAGAAGTGTACAAAAGCAAAACCCGTAA
- the LOC127627173 gene encoding forkhead box protein I2-like, whose protein sequence is MFLEGERIMNAFGQQPSSQQTSSLQHPNAQDILDMTVYCDTNFSMYQQNLHHHHHSQRPPAHPSSYGLGEYTSPTTNPYLWMNGPGIGSSPYLSSANGGSYIQSGFGSNQRQFLPPPTGFGSADLGWLSISSQQELFKMVRPPYSYSALIAMAIQNAQDKKLTLSQIYQYVADNFPFYKKSKAGWQNSIRHNLSLNDCFKKVARDEDDPGKGNYWTLDPNCEKMFDNGNFRRKRKRRADGNSGSVLSVKSEDSLKLSDTASLMSASPQSLQNSPTSSDHKSSPSPSTEHSPCFSNFIGNVNSVMAGNGNGIRGRDVSSEHLGDFTHGISGHQIATQSEPGYPNPNRMNYYTASHNNSGLINSLSNHFGVNNLLYNRDGTEV, encoded by the exons ATGTTTCTAGAGGGAGAACGGATAATGAACGCGTTCGGGCAGCAGCCTTCGAGCCAGCAAACGAGCTCCCTCCAGCACCCCAACGCGCAGGACATCCTGGACATGACCGTGTACTGCGACACCAACTTCAGCATGTACCAACAGAACCTCCATCATCACCACCACTCGCAGAGGCCACCTGCGCATCCTTCCAGCTATGGACTTGGCGAGTATACCTCACCAACCACCAACCCTTACCTGTGGATGAACGGCCCGGGTATCGGCTCCTCTCCGTATCTGTCAAGCGCAAACGGAGGCTCTTACATTCAGTCAGGATTTGGTTCGAACCAGCGGCAGTTCCTTCCTCCTCCCACGGGCTTTGGAAGTGCAGATCTCGGGTGGCTCTCCATTTCTAGTCAGCAGGAGCTTTTCAAGATGGTTAGACCACCTTATTCCTATTCAGCGCTTATTGCGATGGCTATCCAGAATGCTCAGGATAAAAAACTGACCCTCAGTCAAATTTATCAGTATGTGGCTGATAACTTTCCTTTTTACAAGAAAAGCAAAGCAGGGTGGCAAAACTCCATTAGACACAATCTGTCCTTGAATGACTGCTTCAAGAAAGTTGCGAGGGATGAAGATGACCCTG GGAAAGGAAATTACTGGACTTTGGACCCCAACTGCGAAAAAATGTTCGATAATGGCAACTTTAGAAGGAAGAGAAAAAGAAGAGCCGATGGGAACAGTGGAAGCGTCTTGTCCGTTAAATCCGAGGACTCGCTCAAATTGTCGGACACTGCGAGCCTGATGAGCGCGTCCCCGCAGAGTCTCCAAAACTCCCCAACTTCCAGCGATCATAAATCATCCCCGTCACCCTCCACAGAGCACAGCCCCTGTTTTAGCAACTTCATTGGTAACGTGAACTCAGTAATGGCAGGAAACGGCAACGGGATCAGAGGCCGGGACGTCAGCTCTGAACACTTGGGGGATTTTACGCACGGCATATCTGGACACCAGATTGCTACTCAGTCAGAACCCGGTTACCCCAATCCCAACAGAATGAACTACTACACTGCATCCCATAATAACAGTGGCTTGATCAACTCACTATCCAACCATTTCGGTGTTAATAATCTCCTATACAACCGGGATGGAACAGAGGTTTAG